One Candidatus Hydrogenedentota bacterium DNA segment encodes these proteins:
- a CDS encoding serine/threonine protein kinase, which translates to MNEWASEEARRIGKYAILRELGRGGMGVVYLARDTDLDREVALKMVQPSLARDERSLARFKKEARAVAALSHPNIVHINALTEIDELLLIEMPFLPGGSLRDTGAARPSPAIVAHVLDRMLDALGRCHERGIIHRDVKPSNILFDADGVPKLTDFGAVALMESEWAQARGERTLTMTFSGTPQYCCPEAWDGQPPTPRWDLYALGMVARDMLSAQGIRPVTTPLAHIRQLLESEEPPIRELVPDLSEAFAELVDRLTSRDPDRRPASAGEALAQLRDTPEFVVSASADAHTINLPGPMRGLTSEPSSIMTRGWRRIRRPLRRAAPWLAVLLVAVFWAVEYATRAPVMPPDAESAQTGRAARAPSQRETFETAAPAASAIPLLRHDSVLGRSGLYTLRTARQPASDAHFVFRRQPGDDRLVALGLLGGQIHYLELEPPAAPGGAYTMTGFSGDYTPASAPLIQLSRIRGEAEWDGNFDAPMWLALRSESEIYPESWSDAVLAVPYAGPMTDTAVVMDWEAHPTALPFFLREIVPRHPRALTLESVPLPSIAGARLVADAGGDARDLSGAESLAAAADRFTAVLPGRPHARGSWLAADHDGARARFVIAVPDADRALIAVDLCILPRYHAPREDSPFFHVYRGESGWRAERIQAGERAPIDRGWSAATAIVSDGHLATIEFDLTALGLEAPPLPQTWIRVNASAEQEARGGDAGVHIWGWPEVEAAWRGALVELRR; encoded by the coding sequence TTGAACGAATGGGCAAGCGAAGAGGCCCGCCGGATCGGGAAGTACGCGATCCTGCGCGAGTTGGGACGGGGGGGCATGGGGGTCGTGTATCTGGCGCGCGACACGGATCTGGATCGCGAGGTCGCCCTGAAAATGGTGCAGCCGTCCCTGGCGCGGGACGAGCGCAGCCTGGCGCGCTTCAAGAAGGAGGCGCGCGCGGTCGCGGCCCTGAGCCATCCAAACATCGTGCACATCAACGCCCTCACGGAAATCGACGAGTTGCTCCTGATCGAGATGCCGTTTCTGCCGGGTGGATCGCTGCGGGATACGGGCGCCGCGCGCCCCTCGCCGGCGATAGTCGCGCACGTGCTCGACCGCATGCTGGATGCGCTTGGCCGCTGCCACGAGCGCGGGATCATCCACCGCGACGTGAAGCCGAGCAACATTCTTTTCGACGCCGATGGCGTTCCCAAACTCACGGACTTTGGCGCGGTGGCCCTTATGGAAAGCGAATGGGCGCAGGCCCGCGGCGAACGTACGCTGACCATGACTTTTTCGGGCACGCCGCAGTACTGTTGCCCGGAGGCGTGGGACGGCCAACCCCCGACGCCCAGATGGGATCTGTACGCGCTGGGCATGGTCGCGCGGGACATGCTGTCGGCCCAGGGTATTCGCCCGGTGACGACCCCGCTCGCGCATATCCGGCAGCTGCTCGAATCCGAAGAGCCGCCCATCCGCGAGCTGGTCCCCGATCTCTCCGAGGCATTCGCGGAGTTGGTGGACCGGCTGACGTCCCGCGACCCCGACCGTCGCCCCGCCAGCGCGGGCGAAGCGCTCGCGCAACTGCGCGATACCCCGGAGTTTGTGGTTTCCGCGAGCGCGGATGCGCACACGATCAACCTGCCCGGCCCCATGCGTGGCCTGACTTCGGAACCGTCCTCCATAATGACGCGCGGTTGGCGCCGGATCCGGCGTCCGTTGCGCCGTGCGGCCCCGTGGCTGGCCGTGCTGCTGGTTGCGGTGTTCTGGGCCGTCGAATACGCGACGCGCGCGCCCGTAATGCCCCCGGACGCGGAGTCGGCTCAAACCGGCCGCGCCGCGCGGGCGCCGAGCCAGCGCGAAACCTTTGAGACGGCGGCCCCGGCGGCCTCGGCGATTCCACTGCTGCGCCACGATTCGGTTCTGGGGCGCTCGGGCCTGTATACGCTCCGCACGGCCCGCCAGCCCGCCAGCGACGCCCATTTCGTGTTCCGGCGCCAGCCCGGCGATGATCGGCTGGTCGCCCTGGGCCTGCTCGGCGGCCAGATCCACTATCTGGAGCTGGAGCCGCCCGCCGCCCCCGGCGGCGCGTATACCATGACGGGCTTTTCGGGCGATTACACCCCGGCCTCCGCACCCCTGATCCAACTTTCCCGTATTCGCGGCGAGGCGGAATGGGACGGGAATTTTGACGCCCCGATGTGGCTCGCGCTGCGCTCGGAAAGCGAAATTTACCCCGAGTCCTGGAGCGACGCCGTACTTGCGGTCCCATACGCCGGCCCGATGACGGACACGGCGGTGGTGATGGACTGGGAGGCCCACCCGACCGCGCTGCCGTTCTTCCTGCGCGAAATCGTGCCGCGCCACCCGCGCGCGCTCACGCTGGAGAGCGTGCCGCTGCCGTCCATCGCCGGCGCGCGCCTGGTCGCGGATGCCGGTGGCGACGCCCGGGACCTGTCCGGCGCGGAATCGCTGGCGGCGGCCGCGGATCGGTTTACGGCGGTGCTGCCGGGGCGTCCCCACGCGCGCGGGAGCTGGCTGGCCGCCGATCACGATGGGGCGCGGGCGCGCTTCGTGATTGCGGTTCCAGATGCCGATCGCGCCCTGATCGCGGTTGACCTGTGCATTCTGCCGCGCTACCACGCCCCGCGCGAGGACTCGCCTTTTTTTCATGTCTATCGGGGCGAATCCGGCTGGCGCGCGGAACGGATCCAGGCGGGCGAGCGCGCGCCGATCGATCGCGGGTGGTCCGCCGCCACGGCGATCGTCTCGGACGGCCACCTGGCCACCATCGAGTTCGATCTAACGGCGCTGGGTCTGGAGGCGCCGCCGCTGCCCCAGACATGGATCCGCGTGAACGCCTCGGCCGAACAGGAAGCGCGGGGGGGCGATGCCGGCGTACATATCTGGGGCTGGCCCGAGGTTGAGGCGGCCTGGCGCGGAGCCCTTGTGGAGCTGCGGCGCTGA